The following are encoded together in the Candidatus Atribacteria bacterium ADurb.Bin276 genome:
- the thiD gene encoding Hydroxymethylpyrimidine/phosphomethylpyrimidine kinase, giving the protein MLKRVLTIAGSDSGGGAGIQADLKTFCAFGVYGMTAITAVTAQNTHEVLSITALNPAAVYNQIKAIAEDIGVDAVKTGMLFNAEIIEAVVEAIKNFSLPQLVIDPVMVSKSGRYLLESEAIHSFKEKILPHAQVVTPNLNEASVLSGISVLTPDEMKQAARIIHQMGPKYVLIKGGHLAGEEMMDILFDGKKDVIFPVQRQMTKNTHGTGCTYSAALASLLALGYDVLAAVKIVRRYMDIVIRYSLSLGKGFGPTNHLAPLFLKCGLNPEKGGWNW; this is encoded by the coding sequence ATGTTAAAACGAGTCCTTACTATTGCCGGTTCTGACTCAGGAGGAGGAGCGGGTATCCAGGCTGATTTAAAGACTTTTTGTGCCTTTGGTGTTTATGGAATGACGGCGATAACCGCGGTCACTGCCCAGAATACCCATGAGGTCTTATCAATTACTGCCCTGAATCCGGCAGCAGTTTATAATCAGATTAAAGCAATTGCTGAAGATATTGGGGTTGATGCAGTCAAAACCGGGATGCTTTTTAATGCTGAGATCATTGAGGCAGTGGTTGAAGCGATAAAAAATTTTTCACTACCTCAATTAGTTATTGACCCAGTTATGGTTTCAAAATCAGGACGTTATTTGCTTGAATCAGAGGCGATCCATAGCTTTAAAGAAAAAATATTACCACATGCCCAGGTGGTTACACCCAATTTAAATGAAGCCTCGGTTTTATCAGGTATATCAGTTCTTACCCCAGACGAAATGAAACAAGCAGCCCGTATTATCCATCAAATGGGACCAAAATATGTCTTAATCAAGGGTGGGCATTTAGCCGGTGAGGAAATGATGGATATTCTTTTTGATGGAAAGAAAGATGTAATTTTTCCGGTACAGCGACAAATGACTAAAAATACTCATGGAACCGGGTGTACCTATTCGGCTGCCTTAGCATCTCTTTTGGCGTTGGGATATGATGTTCTCGCCGCAGTAAAAATAGTTCGTCGATATATGGATATAGTTATTCGATATTCTCTTAGTTTGGGGAAAGGCTTTGGTCCAACCAATCATCTCGCCCCGCTTTTTCTCAAATGTGGTTTAAATCCTGAAAAGGGAGGATGGAATTGGTAG
- the yhdN_1 gene encoding General stress protein 69 → MQKRKLGKTNLDISVMGLGGFHLIELSEKNALEIINRYLDRGGNYLETAAGYGFGNSELKIGKVAKNRRQEFILASKSIERKKKELLASIDESLKRLQTDSIDIFFLHEFGRHEFVDIASGPNGALEGLEEAKRLGKIRFTAFSSHTGPEVALRALNSYPFDVIMIPLNFFDRFNFPAWESQVIPAALEKNVGLLAMKVFADGLLWKNWENALRYTLSLPISSAIIGANTLEYLEKDIQFINTIQAMSEKEKEQLFLKASELGQYVCRQCDKCLPCPEKINIPWIFALEGQWDRQLADGVVRDPGEYALRDRLRFWFGNQDYAQEAYKKVDPKALACSECGECIPRCPYHLPIIEKLKIAHDKLTDTRPPVKIRII, encoded by the coding sequence ATGCAGAAACGAAAATTGGGAAAAACCAATCTGGATATTTCGGTAATGGGGTTAGGTGGATTTCATTTAATAGAGCTTAGTGAGAAAAATGCCCTTGAAATAATCAATCGATACTTAGATCGGGGCGGTAATTATTTGGAAACAGCTGCTGGGTATGGATTTGGGAATTCAGAATTGAAAATTGGAAAAGTAGCAAAAAACCGCCGTCAAGAGTTTATCCTGGCGAGCAAGAGCATCGAAAGAAAGAAAAAGGAGCTTTTAGCATCAATTGATGAGAGCTTGAAAAGATTGCAAACCGATTCGATTGATATCTTTTTTCTCCACGAATTTGGAAGACATGAGTTCGTTGATATAGCATCCGGACCTAATGGAGCGTTGGAAGGATTAGAGGAAGCGAAAAGATTAGGGAAAATCCGTTTTACTGCATTTTCGAGTCATACCGGTCCAGAGGTTGCCTTGCGAGCACTTAATTCTTATCCTTTTGATGTGATTATGATCCCCCTAAACTTTTTCGACCGTTTTAACTTTCCTGCCTGGGAATCTCAGGTTATACCAGCTGCCCTGGAGAAAAATGTCGGTTTATTGGCCATGAAGGTTTTTGCCGACGGGTTACTCTGGAAGAATTGGGAAAATGCGCTTCGTTACACTCTGAGTCTACCAATTTCTTCGGCTATAATTGGAGCTAATACCCTTGAATATTTGGAAAAGGATATTCAATTTATAAATACCATTCAAGCTATGAGTGAAAAAGAAAAAGAACAACTTTTCTTAAAAGCTTCAGAACTTGGCCAGTATGTTTGTCGACAATGTGATAAATGTTTACCCTGTCCGGAGAAAATTAATATCCCTTGGATATTTGCCTTAGAAGGACAATGGGACCGCCAATTGGCCGATGGTGTGGTTCGTGACCCTGGTGAATACGCACTGCGTGATCGATTACGTTTTTGGTTTGGCAACCAAGATTATGCTCAAGAAGCTTATAAAAAAGTTGATCCCAAAGCCCTGGCTTGTAGTGAATGTGGTGAATGTATTCCTCGCTGTCCCTACCACCTTCCAATAATTGAAAAATTAAAAATTGCCCATGATAAATTGACTGATACCCGTCCACCGGTGAAAATCCGGATTATTTAA